The genomic DNA CCATCAGCCCGTAGGCGTCTCCGAAAATCCATGTCTCCCGCTCAAGGATCTTGTGCAGCTCGCTCCGCTCCTTGACCGTCCTGCTGACCTCCGGCTCGAAGACGAGCTTCTTGAGCGCGGCGACGAAATCCAACCGATCGGCCACCTGCCCGGTTGCTTTGATCACTTCGGAGAGACTCGTCCGCTGGAGGAGTCTCTTGAGTTCTTCCTGCTCTGACTGCGGCAGACGGAAGAGTTCGTCCAACATCGGGTACAGACCGTTGGGGTCATGGGAGATGATCTCCCTGAGGAGCCGGAGAGTGGTCTTCCGGCTCTGCTGCGATCCTGGAAGACGGCGTGCGATCGTGGTCGCGACCTCGTCGAACATCTGGCGTTCGACCGCCTGCGCGGGCTCTGCGGGCTCTTCCGAATAAGGATAGACCTCTTCGCGCTTCCACTCCTGGATCAGCCGTGCCCTGCGCTCCCGATCGCGCTCCTTGAAATGCCCCCGCAACGTTTCCCGCGCGACCTCAAGGAGGCCCGCGATCTCATCCATCTCCGCCAGTGGCAGGTCACCTCGCCGTTCGACGAACCCGTCCCAGAGGAGATACGCCGTGAAGTGATATCCCGGTGCCTGAATTCCCGGCGGAACCTCATCCAGCACGACGCCATTGTCATCACAGAGGGCGAGAACCCGCCCGACGTCCTTGGGCCACTCGATGACGCGGAGCAGCGGATCCGCAAGCCCGCTGAAGTCCGGCCACGGCACCGGATACTGCGCCATGTCCGCCCAAACAGTGGCCGGATCGAGCAACTTCCCCTGGTAGGTGATCCTCACATCAGGGTTCGCGGCGAGAAACGGAGCGAAGGTCGAGGCGAGCTGCTGAGCCGTGTCGTCCTGGACCAAGCGGGTGACGAAGTCTGCCGGAACCAGTGCCTCGACTCGCGTTCCAGGTGAGTCGTTCACGTAATCCGGCTCGGAAATGTCGAAATCCGCCGGCCGATCAATCGCTCCACTGATGACCGTGCGCTCGGCACGGCCGTCGAGTGCCTGCGCGACCGTGACCCAGCGCACCTGCTCACCCAGGGCGAACGCGCGGAGCCTCCCCTGCCCGCTACGACCATGGAGTCCTCGTTTCAGCTCGGACGACACCTTGGCCTTGATCTTCCATGAGCCGCCCAGACCGCCGAAGAATCCTCCGCAAGAGGCATTGGGCATTCCATGGCCGTTGTC from Streptosporangium sp. NBC_01756 includes the following:
- a CDS encoding ATP-binding protein; the protein is MRKVHIEAKPDHLLRLARLKDPVGAVTEMIWNALDAEACHISVDIDINELGGVESVSVTDNGHGMPNASCGGFFGGLGGSWKIKAKVSSELKRGLHGRSGQGRLRAFALGEQVRWVTVAQALDGRAERTVISGAIDRPADFDISEPDYVNDSPGTRVEALVPADFVTRLVQDDTAQQLASTFAPFLAANPDVRITYQGKLLDPATVWADMAQYPVPWPDFSGLADPLLRVIEWPKDVGRVLALCDDNGVVLDEVPPGIQAPGYHFTAYLLWDGFVERRGDLPLAEMDEIAGLLEVARETLRGHFKERDRERRARLIQEWKREEVYPYSEEPAEPAQAVERQMFDEVATTIARRLPGSQQSRKTTLRLLREIISHDPNGLYPMLDELFRLPQSEQEELKRLLQRTSLSEVIKATGQVADRLDFVAALKKLVFEPEVSRTVKERSELHKILERETWIFGDAYGLMVSDQSLDAVLDRHLKALGREPEGGLSDPVRREDGRQGIVDLMLGRAHRGSAGREHLVVELKAPKVKIGQTEVGQIKSYAQAVVSDPQFRDARVAWDFWVLSTEMDDVVRRDATAPNRPPGCIAEWEGGVRIWARTWSEIIDDCEDRLHFYRDRLNHDPATEHAMEYLKRVHGTVMPETVARP